The genomic segment AAATGGtgcaaataatgttttttaatttttttttttttattgagaatgaaattttttattatatttttagatcgttttgatgtgttgatatcaaaaataatttttaaaaaataaaataattttattttaatatatttctaaacaaaaaatatattaaactaccACTACTATTACAATCCCAAACATGCCAATGTTCcaaccaaaataatattttatgtgatttttcatTGTCTTGTGCTTTTGCCTTATCAGCAGCTCAACCCATATTTATAGTATATATAGTGAAAAACATAATTCGAAAACACCatcttattttagtttttgttaattttgacaTTTTAGTTCATGATTGTCCGTGTGgcaatgttttttctcatgcATTTGCAGGCGTGGGAGAACAAAACCATTttctaaaacttttttattttttgtttcacgATAAAAGCATTCATTAAAtcagttttaattatttttttaacaattttagcatacacacattttaaaaataaattcttttaaatattagtttcataatttaaactaaaaaaaaaagactttcttATCCGTTTTAAGATTTCACTACTTCAAGTTGTTTAAATTCGCATTTATGGAAAATTTCTTGGTATGTTGGGCACATTAACAGACTTTCTGCAGTCATCTGTGGTCCATCTCAGTAATTACCggtaataaattttaattaatatggaaaAGGTATGCCTACAGTTATTTCTCCTGTATCACCCACTGGTTTAGCTAATACTAGTTATTTAACCTGTATTTTATTGCAGATTggataaaaattttttataaaataaaaacatgtaagctttttaaatgtatttttttataaaaaaaatttaattttaaattaaataaattaagaactatatataccaataaatataaaaaaatattaacacattTACTCGCCTAGCTGcaagtcaaatattttttttttctaatgcaaaataattaatgtataagtgttattaacatgtatttgatatcgagtaaaaaatataatcatgaatCAAAAAATCGAtacatacatataataaaatatagtaaagatCATATtcgttaataaaaatatgtaacatttcaagttaatttttaacctagtaaaaaaataaaacaatattatcattactataatgaaatattattttcttagtctttgtataatgaattatttttttaaaaaaagatgtaaagaaaaaaaacacaaatcacaaaagaatgaagataaaaaaaaatggtataaaGTGATAAATAATCGaagtgtaaataataataaaaaatttttttattaaaaaacatgtaaaggaaaaacaaaaaaaaaatatgaaaaaaataaagataagaaaataaattaagagtaaaatgataaaaataagaagtataaaaaaatataaaaaaatgaattgttatctaaaaagaaaaaaattaaaaatttgacaCTGCTACAGTACCGTTACAAtaacaaaattgaagaaaattacaattttgtcttttctactgtgaaaatagaatatttttagtgcatgtataatttttattttaaaaaatggacTAAAAACTTTAAGTACACTAGCGCTATGCCACGTGACGTGACGTGGCCTAGACCTCAGTtgatagaaattaaaagtgTGAAGGTTGACTTTTAGCTTTACCACATAAGGTGGGGAATGAGAATGAGCTGTAGAGGCAAGTGAACTGTCGggcaacatttttttaaataaaaattttgaattctttttttaaataaacttttttatatattttttcaatgatttttaagtgtggttaaaaataattttaaaaaaataaaaaaattattttaatatatttttaaataaaaaacattttaaaacactaCTATTATTACAATCTAAAACACACCATCAAGAATAATACGTGAAGTGAGCAATTCTTACTTTAAAGATCAAGTCAGCGATGAATgagtaattaaaaaactaatttaaaataaaaaaacaaaaaaataggtcAGTGAGTCATATGctattcattatatttattaaacttgTCTGGGAGTTAACCCAATCAAAAAGTTAAGTTCCAGttcaacctaaaaaaattaaaaaatatatatatttaaagttttaatatatatatttatataaacctGGTCTTCTCTAGATTATACTAGTCACTTGAGTTTTGAATTAACCGGTCAAGTTATCCAAGTTTAGTTTGTTATATTATAagcctagattttttttatttaaaatccgGTCAAGATCTCGAATACTCGGCTCCGAGCTCCACCGGGGATGGTCATATTTGACAACCATGCTATACAGTGCTGTGCAGGGGTCACGTGTACATATAATAGACTAGCATCCAGTCAAAAGCAGCATCATAGAGGGACAAATTTGATAGGCGGACATAGGTAGATAGTGATAACAAGTTGACGATCCATTTCAAATGATTCCTGCATTATTTCCATCTCTTTTTGCTGGCTTTCCCAATTTCCTTTTCAGATCGCCCTCGGCCACCAgggccaccaccaccacctctctctctcgcccTAAATAACAATAGTATCTGCTTGGAGAAGGGAGCTCAAGCAAGCACTAACTTTTTTTGGATCCTAATTATGCTCTTCTCAACAACAGAACTATAGCTTATGTTCTCGAAATCAATCATACCATCATCATGTAAGTAcgtaaaaattatattatccaATATACCACTGCACTTTTATAGTTCATGTACCAACGTGGTAACAAACAATTCAGTACATATTCTTTTtactctctctctatctctctctctctttcatttttctgtTTTCATGTTTAGGGGAAATGCTAGATTTTGATATGGACTTTTTGCCAGAGGAAAGAAAGACGATTTTGCCTTCTGTTTTAATTTTGACTTTTAAAGCGGGATTGATTTTACCTAAAGTCTGATTGTTTCCTGAGAAAATTTCTTTCCTGAGTTATTGACAGGCTTTGCAATAATTTTTGTTAAGACTCGCATCGACAGATCTGCAATGAGCTGCCGTTTCTGTTTtctctttgtttattttgtcgaaaaaagaaaattattttgcttgattttctcGTCAACAAAACAGAGCAGACACGGAAAcccatttttatttatctaccgTGAAGAAGCTTCCTTTGCTTTGAAAAAGTCTTCTACGATGAAAATACTGTCATAGAAATAAACTGGGAAAAAGCCTGCTTTATTCCAAAAATACTCGAAAGTCTAaaactcttctttcttttccctcaTTTTGAATCAGAACCCATTTGTTGAATCAAGAAGACAAACAAGTGGCAAAGGATTTCAGTGTAGTAGTTGAATAAGGAGAGTGGAGTGGGAGTCGCATTAGTACACAAAAAGGATGGGTTCTTTCAAGGGTCATGCTTTACCAGGAACGTTGTTTTTATTGGTTGGTGTGTGGCATATATGGAGCTCTTTGGTTAGATATTTATCGAATCCAAAGTCATTTAGAGTCAGGGTTTGGAACCCTGTGCCTGGTTTTGATGGGAAGCTGAAGTACTTAGAGCTGTATCTGGTGGCGGGCGGTGCCTTTATTGATATGTGTATTGAGCTTTTGTACTCTACACACCTCAAGTTTTTTGTCAATGGAGTCTTGAATCCTCATCATATGAATGATTTTGAGCACGGCGGAATGCTTctcatgttctttatttttggGGCTGTCGGTTTGCTATCAGAGAAAACAAGGTTGGTCATTTATAATTTCAGTGTTTGtggattgttttttactttattaaaaaaatattaatatttgatattaatagCTATCAGTTTAATCTAGGTAAAAgagatttaaaattttcatatctGGGATTGGTTGGTTTCATTCAATTGAATCCGAGGCAGAATAGCATAggacttcaatttttattttctatgcatAAGAAAATGGTGTTGCATTAGGCCAAATCATATGATTGCTGTGCCTGTACCATAATTAACATTTAACTTCGTCATCCTCGTTCTGCATGCCCTAGACCATAGTGTTCTTGTGAGTCTGGTCTATACTCTGCAGCCATCGTGATCATTCATGTTGACTTGTCGTGAAGTTTGGACAGTCTGAACTTTAAAACGGTACATCCTGCTGGAGGCAAAACGAGGTCTAGATAAGAGCTTATTTGCACGAAGCAACTACTTTGTGAAAGCTAAATGTGTGGTTAGCAATAGTTCGATTACATACCCGTGAAGAGTTAAAGTGGATAATAAAGATGCTTTTGAATTATTTAGCAATCATAAGCTCACAAGAACTTTAAACTTTATGAATTTCTCATGATGTTTGTTATAACTTTCACGGTTTTGTTCATAGGATCATGAACACAGAAATACATTTCCTTGGTAGGTTGCAGTTACGGATAATGCAATAATGGCAAAAACATGTGCTTAACATTTTCTACACGGTTAACTTAGGTACATGGAAGACCACTTACAACCATACATAAGAGAGATTAGTTCTGAATGCATAGTTGCACACTGACATACACACCAGAAATTTAATTTCTGTTATAGTTctcaaagaggaaaaaaataatgttcagtAGACTTCTCTGAAGGAGCTTTCTTGCTGATTTAACTGTTTGCTCAGATTTCTACCCTTGCCAGAAGGAGTCCTCTGTTTGGTTGCTGCAGCAGCATTTTCTGCAGAGTATCTATTGTTTTACTTTCACTCAACAACCCATAAAGGTCTTGAAGGGCACTACCATCTCCTCCTTGTCCTCCTGATTGGCCTCTGTGTTTTATCCATTGTCACGGGGGCTCTTCTCCCAACCAACTTCCCGGTTGATTTATCTAGTGGCATTGCAATGACTCTGCAAGGCCTCTGGTTTTACCAGACTGCCTTCTGTCTCTATGGTCCCATGATGCCGGATGGATGTCAGCTTAAGGGCAATCAGATTATGTGTCGATCCTCGGAAAGTCAGATTCGAGGCGAGCTGCTTGCAACCTTTCAGCTCTTTTCCATGGTCTTTGGTGTCCTAGTTGCAGTTGCAGCAGCATATGGTTTCGCAGCTTCAAGATATGGGCATTCTGATCTTAATAGCTCGCGTGTGGTTCAAGATGGATTAGACTGAGGTAAAAATATGGGCTTCAATCTCACCCCATTTCCAGTTCCTTTTATTTATCTGCTATAGTTGTACTGCTAGTCATT from the Populus nigra chromosome 1, ddPopNigr1.1, whole genome shotgun sequence genome contains:
- the LOC133680957 gene encoding uncharacterized protein LOC133680957; protein product: MGSFKGHALPGTLFLLVGVWHIWSSLVRYLSNPKSFRVRVWNPVPGFDGKLKYLELYLVAGGAFIDMCIELLYSTHLKFFVNGVLNPHHMNDFEHGGMLLMFFIFGAVGLLSEKTRFLPLPEGVLCLVAAAAFSAEYLLFYFHSTTHKGLEGHYHLLLVLLIGLCVLSIVTGALLPTNFPVDLSSGIAMTLQGLWFYQTAFCLYGPMMPDGCQLKGNQIMCRSSESQIRGELLATFQLFSMVFGVLVAVAAAYGFAASRYGHSDLNSSRVVQDGLD